GCGGTTGTGGTGCATCTACAACGCCGACCTGTTCGACGCGCCCACGATCCGCCGGCTGCTGGGGCATTACCGCAACGTGCTCGCCTCCGCGACGGCCGAGCCCGCGGCGCCGGTGGCGCGCCTGCAGATGCTGGACGAGGCGGAGCGGCAGACCATCGTCGTCGCCTGGAACGCCACGCCCGGCAGGGCGCCGGCCGAGCCGCTCGCGCACGAGCGCGTCGCGGCGCACGCCGCCCGGCATCCGGCGGCGACGGCCGTCGCCGACGGGACGCTCACCCTGACCTACGGCGAGCTCGATGCGCGCGCCAACCAGGTCGCGCGTCTCCTGCAGACACGCGGCGTCGGCCCCGAGTCACGCGTCCCGGTGTTCATGGACGGATCGGCGGAGATGGTCGCGGCGCTGCTCGGGGTGCTGAAGGCCGGCGCGGCGTACGTGCCGCTCGACCCCGCCGTCCCCGCCGCCCGCGTCGCGTTCGCGCTGGCCGATACCCGCGCCACGGTGCTGCTCACGCAACCGCGCCTGACGGGCCGCCTGCCCGAGACGACCGCCGACGTGGTGGCGCTCGACGGCGAGTGGGCCGCGCTCGAGCGCATCGACGCCGGTCCGGTCGCGAGCCGCGCCGGTCTCGACCACCTGGCGTACGTGATCTACACCTCGGGTTCGACGGGGCAGCCCAAGGGAGTGGAGATCCCGCACCGCGGCCTGCTGAATCTCGTCGACTGGCACTGCCGCGTCTATGCCGTCTCGCCGGCGGATCGCGCGACGCAGCTCGCCGGCGTCGGGTTCGACGCGAGCGTCTGGGAGATCTGGCCCTACCTGACCTCCGGCGCCAGCCTCCATATTCCAAGCGAAGAGACGACGCTGGATCCCGCGGCGCTGTGGCAGTGGCTGGCCGCCAGCCGCATCACCATCAGCTTCCTGCCGACGCCGCTCGCTGAGGCGGCGCTGCAGGTCGCGCCGCCTTCCGGACTCGCGCTGCGCGCGCTGCTCACCGGCGGCGATCGCCTGGCCCAGGCGCCGGAACGGCCGCTGCCGTTCGCCTTCGTGAACCACTACGGGCCGACGGAGAATTCGGTGGTCAGCACCTGCGGGCCGGTGCACGCGGGGGCGGACGGCAGCGCGCCGTCGATCGGCCGGCCGGTGGACAACGTCACCGCCTACATCCTCGACCGTGCCGGCGCTCCCGTTCCGGTCGGGGTGACCGGCGAGTTGCACGTCGGCGGCGCGAGCCTGGCACGCGGCTACCAGGGCCGTCCCGATCTCACCGCCGAGCGCTTCGTCCCGGATCCGTTTTCCGCGACGCCGGGCGCGCGCCTGTATCGCACCGGCGACCTGGCGCGTTACGACGCCGGCGGCAACATTCATTTCGCCGGGCGCCTCGACGAGCAGGTGAAGATCCGCGGTTTCCGCATCGAGCCGGGGGAGATCGCCTCGGCGCTCGAGCAGCATCCCGCGGTGGGGCATGCGGTCGTCATCGTGCGCGAGGACGCGCCCGGCGATCGGCGCCTCGTGGCGTACGTCGTGCCGCGCCGCGAGGACAGCGCCGCGCCCGGCGGAGCCGTCGACGAGCGCTACGAAGCCGAGCGCGTCGCGCAGTGGCGGAAGGTGTACGACACCGTTTTGTACGACGAGGTCGTCGCCGCCGGCGAGGAGGAGGATCCGACGCTGAATACCGCCGGCTGGCTGAGCACCTACACCGGCCTGCCGATCGACGCGGCGGCGATGCAGGAGCAGGTCGACCAGACGGTGGCGCGCGTGCTCGAGCGGCGGCCGCGGCGGATTCTCGAGATCGGCGCCGGCACCGGGATGCTGCTGTTCCGCCTGGCGCCGGCATGCGAGCAGTACTGCGCGACCGACTTCTCCGAGGTCGCCATCAGCTATCTGCGTGACCGGCTGCCGCCGGCGCTGCGCGAGCGCGTGACGCTGCTGCCGCGCGTCGCCGACGACTTCAGCGGCATGGCGCCCGGCTCGTTCGACGTCGTCCTCCTCAACTCGGTCGTGCAGTACTTCCCGAGCGCGGAATACCTCCTGCGGGTGATCGACGGTGCGGCCCGGGTGCTCGCGCCGGGCGGGATCCTCTACCTCGGGGACCTGCGCAACCATGCGCTGCTCGAGGCGTATCACACCGCCGTGCAGCTGTTCCAGGCGCCTGACGATCTGCCGGTGGATCGGCTGCGGCAGCGGATCGCGCAACACATCGCCCAGGAGCAGGAGCTGCTGATCGCCCCTGCGTTCTTCGCCGCGCTGCGCGCGCAATCGCCGGCGATCACCGCCGTGCACATCCAACCCAAGCGCGGACGCCGCTGGCAGGAGCTGAACGAATTCCGTTACGACGCCATCGTCGAATTCGGCGGAGCCCCGGCCGGATCGCCGGATGTCGCGTGGCGCGACTGGCGCGGCGAGAGCATGACGCTGGCGCGGCTGCAGGCGATGCTCCGCGAGCCGGGAGCGGATGCGATCGCATTCCTCGGGGTGCCCAACGCGCGCCTCGCGACCGCGGTCGAGGCTATCCGCCTCCTGGGATCGGCGGATGCGCCGGAGCGCAGCGGCGAGCTGCGGCAGGCCGCGGCCGCGGCGGGCGGAGCGGTGGATCCCGAAGACCTGTGGCGTCTCGCGGACGATGTCCCGTACACCGTGGATTTGAGCTGGGCGTCGTCGCGCGCGGACGGATCGTTCGACGTGATGATCCGCCGCCGCACAGCCGTTCCTGCGGCGCGTGTCGAGTTTCCCGCGCCGGCGGCCGAAGGCGCGCTCACCGCCTTCACGAGCGATCCGGGCAGCGGCACCGCGGCGCGGGCGCTCGGACCGCAGTTGCGCAGCTACCTGACCGAACGGCTGCCCGAGTACATGGTTCCGGCCGCGTTCGTCGTGCTCGAGGCGATGCCGTTGACCGTCAACGGCAAGGTCGATCGGCGCGCGCTGCCCGCCCCGGATCAAAGCCGGCCCGACGTCGAGACGCCGTTCGTCGCGCCGCGCAGTCCGATCGAAGAGGGACTGGCGGAGATCTGGCGAAGCATTCTCAACGTCGCGCAGGTGAGCGTCCACGACAACTTCTTCGAGACCGGCGGCCATTCGCTGATCGCGACACAGTTCGTCTCGCGCATCCGTGAGGTCTTCCAGGTCGAGCTTCCGCTGCGCGCCCTGTTCGAGACGCCGACCATCGCCGGGCTCGCCGCAGCGATCGAGGCGGCCGGGAGCGGCGGCGCCGCCGCTCCGGTGCGCCTGCCGCTCACTGCGGTGCCCCGCGACCGCGCGCTGCCGCTGTCGTTCGCGCAGGAGCGGCTGTGGCTCGTCGATCAGCTGGACCCCGGCAACGCCGCCTACAACATGCCGGGCGCGTTCCGTCTGCACGGCGCGGTGAACGTCGACGCTCTGCGGCGCGCGCTGCAGGAGATCGTCGGCCGGCACGAGATCCTCCGCACCACATTCGCCGTGGTCGACGGGGAGCCTCGGCAGCGCATTCATCCGCCGGGTGAGTGGCGCGCCGAGCTGATCGACCTCGGCGACCTGCCCGCGGATCGCCGCGAGCAGGCGGCGTCCGAGATTTCCCGCCGGCACGCTCAGGAGCCGTTCGACCTCGCGGCCGGGCCGCTGTTCCGGGCGACGCTGGTACAGATCGAGGCCGAGGACTGTCTGCTGATCCTCAACGCCCATCACGTCGTCTTCGATGGTTCGTCCGCCGGCGTGCTGATGCGGGAGCTCGCGGCCATCTACGACGCCTTCCGATCGGGCCAGCCGTCGCCCCTGCCGCCGCCGGCCCTGCAGTACGCCGATTTCGCCGTCTGGCAGCGCCGCCATCTCGACGCCGGCACGCTGCAGCCGTCGCTCGACTACTGGTCGCGCAGCCTCGCCGGGGTGCCGCCGCTCGATCTGCCGGCGGATCGGCCGAGGCCCGCCGTGCAGACGTCGCGCGGCGCCGTCGAATCCCTGCTCGTGCCGGCGCCGCTCGCCGCGGCGGCGCTCGCTCTCGGCCAGCGCGAAGGGACGACGTTCTTCATGACCATGCTGGCGGCGTTTGCCACGCTGCTGCACAAGCGCACCGGCCAGCCCGATCTGGCGGTGGGTTCCGCGATTGCCGGCCGATCGCAGCGCGAGATCGAAGACCTGATCGGCTTCTTCGTCAACACCGTGGTGCTGCGCGTCGACCTGTCCGGCGATCCGACGTTCCGCGAGGTGCTCAGGCGCGTCCGGCAGACGGCGCTGGGCGCCTACATGCACCAGGACGTCCCGTTCGAAAAGGTGGTGGAGGCGCTGCAGGTTCCGAGAGATCGCAGCCGCAATCCGCTGTTCCAGGTGTTCTTCAACGTCTTCGACCTTCGCGACGCGCGCCTGACGATGCCGGGGCTCGGCGTGCAGAGCGTGGCCACGGGACACCAGGCGTCGAAGTTCGACCTGACGCTGTTCATCAACCAGACCGCCGAGGGCCTCTGGACCGTGTTTACCTACAACCCGGATCTGTTCGACGCCGGCAGCATCCAGCGGCTGGCGGGGGAGTTCCAGCGCGTGCTCGAGGCCGCGCTGCGCGACCCGGGCGCGCGGGTCAGCGAGCTGGCGGTGATGGAGGAGTCGGAGATGGCCGCCCTGATCGGCGCCTTCAACGACACGCTCGAATGACGACACTCGAACCGCGGGGCGCGTGGCTCGGCGTGATCGGCGGGCTCGGTCCGCTCGTCTCTGCCGAGTTCCTGAAGACCATTTACGAGGAGGGGATCGGGGCGCGCGAGCAGGACGCGCCGCGCGTGCTCCTGTACTCGGATCCCAGCTTTCCCGACCGGACGTCCGCCTTCCTCGCCGGCGAGGAAGAGCCGATTACGCGTCAGTTGATCTCGGCGCTGGAGCAGGTCCGCGGCGCGGGCGTGGCGCGCACGGTGATTTGCTGCGTGACCATGCATCACGTGCTGCCGCGGGTCCCCTCGGATCTGCGCGGCCAGGTGGTTTCGCTGATCGACGTGATCGCCGACGCGGTGACCGCGAGCGGCGAGAAGCACCTGCTCCTCTGCACCACCGGCACGCGCCGTCTCGGGCTGTTCGAGCGGCACCCGCGGTGGGCGGAGATCCGCGATCGTGTGGCGCTGCTCTCCGACCGCGACCAGACGAGGGTCCACGAACTGATTTACGAGTTGAAGGTGAACGGCTCGATCGACGCGATTGCGCCGGCGCTTGCCGCGCTGCTGCCCGCCTACGGCGTCACGAGCTTCATCGCCGGCTGCACCGAGATGCACTTCTTCGCCAAGCGCCACGTTCGCCAGCACGGCGGCGGCTGCATCGACCCGCTGTTCATCATCGCCCGCGACCTCGAGGCGCTGCTGGCGTCGTCGGCCGTTGCCGGAGGCCGGCGATGAGCTGGCAGCCGGTTCACGAGTGGTTCGCGCGGACGGCCGCGGAATCGCCTGACAGCGTTGCGATCGAGCGCGGCGCCGAGCGGATCACCTATGCGGCGCTCCAGGCGCGCGCCGCCGCGATCGCCGCGGCGCTGCGCTCGCGCGGCCTTCCGCCGCGGGCGCCCGTCATCGTCCTCGCCGACGACGTGGCGATGACGGCGGCCGCGATTCTCGGTGTGCTGCGCGCCGGCGCGATGTTCGTGCCGCTCGATCCGCGAATCACCGAGCGGCGTCTGCAGACGCTGATCGCGGAGATCGGCGCGGCCTGGTTCGCCGTCGAGCCGCGGTTCGCGCCGCTGGCCGCGGCGGCGGCGCACGCCGCCGGCGTGGAGCCTGCCGTGGTCGACGTGCGGGGCGTGACGCCCGGCGCGGGCGATGCGGCGGCGGATCCGGCGGTCTGGGCGCCGGACGATCCGTGCTACGTCTACTTCACGTCCGGATCGACCGGGCAGCCGAAGGGGATCGTCGGCCGGCTGAAGGCAGTCGACCACTTCATCCGCTGGGAGATCGCCACCTTCGGTCTGCAGCGCGGCGTGCGCGTCAGCCAGCTGATCTCCCCTTCGTTCGACGCGTTCCTGCGCGACATCTTCACGCCGCTGTGCGCCGGCGGCACCGTCTGCGCACCCGAGAGTCCGGACGTCCGCCTCGACGGCGCCGCGCTGGCCCGCTTCCTCGACGAGGCCCGCGTCAATCTGGTGCACTGCGTGCCGTCGCTGTTCCGCACGATTCTCGCGCAGCCGCTCCGGCCCACGTCGTTCCCGGCGCTGCGGCACGTGCTGCTGTCGGGCGAGCCGCTGCTGCCGGTGGACGTCGAACGCTGGTGCGATCTCTTCGGCAGCCGCATTCAGCTGGTCAATCTCTACGGGCCGTCGGAGACCACCATGACCAAGTTCTTCTACATGGTGCAGCCGGCGGATCGGCACAAGCCGTCGATCCCGATCGGCGTGCCAATGGAGGGGGCCAGCGCCATCGTGGTGGATGACGCCGGCAGGCCGTGCGCGCGGGGCGCGGTCGGAGAGATCTACATCCGCACGCCCTACCGCAGCCTCGGATATTACGGCCGCGAGGACCTCACCCGCGCCGTCTTCGTGCAGAACCCGTTCAGCGCGCGCGCCGGGGATCTCGTGTATCGCACCGGCGATCTCGGGCGCGTACTCGAAGACGGCAACTTCGAACTGCGCGGACGCCGCGATCATCAGGTCAAGATTCGCGGCGAGCGGGTCGAGCTCGGTGCGGTCGAGAACGCGCTGCGCGGGTACGAAGGCGTCCGCGACGTGGCGGTCGTCGATCGCGAGGACGGATCCGGCACCAAGTTCCTCTGCGCCTACGTCGTCGCCGCCGCCGGCGTGACGGTGCGCGACCTGATGGACGGGATGTCCCGCGACCTGCCGTCCAGCATGGTGCCCACCGCGTGGGTCATGCTCGACGAGCTGCCGCGCACCGACAGCGGCAAGCTGGATCGCGGCCGCCTGCCGGCGCCGGCGTCGGAGGCGCGTCCCGCGGCCGTCGAGGGACCGCGCACGCCGCTCGAGACGCAGCTGGCCGCTCTCTTCGCCGACGTCCTGCGCGTCCCGGCGGTGGGCATCAACGAGAGCTTCTTCGAACTGGGCGGTCATTCCCTGCTGGCGACACAGCTGGTCGCGCGGGCTCGCGCGCTGAGCGGGATCGATCTGCCGATCCGTGTGATCTTCGACGAGCCGTCCGTCGCAGGCCTCGCGCGGTACCTGGAGGCGGTGCGATGGGCGCGCGGCACCGCCACGGCCGCGTCGCCGGCGGGCGCTGGAGTGCAGGAAGTCGAACTATGACGTTGCTTGATTTGCTGGATCGCCTGCGCGCGGCCCAGATCGAGATCGCCGCGGACGGCGATCGCCTCCGGATCCGCGCGCCGCAGGGCGCGCTGACCGAGGAGCTGCGGGCGGCGCTGGCGGCGCACAAGTCCGAGCTGCTGGCGCTCTTCGCCCACCCGGCCGGGCCCGCGGGGGGCGCCGACTCGATTCCGCGGCGCGATCGCGCCGGCGCCCTGCCGGCGTCGTTCGCCCAGCAGCGCCTCTGGATGGTGCACCAGCTCGAGCCGGACAATCCGGCGTACAACCTGCGCGGCGCCGTGCGGCTGCGCGGCGTGCTCGACGTCGGCGCGCTCGAGCGCACCATCGCCGAGATCGTGCGCCGTCACGAGACGCTCCGGACAACGCTGCACCTCGAGGGCAGCGAGGTGGTCGTGCAGCCGGCGGCGGCAGGCGCGGCGGTCAGGCTGCGGACGGTGGATCTGTCGTCGGCCGACCCGGCGGACGCCGAAGCGGAGCTGCGCCGCCTGGTCGATCAGGAATGCCTTCGCCCCTTCGATCTCGGAACCGGCCCGCTGCTCCGGCCGGTTCTGTACCGGCTGAACGCCGAGGACCACGTCCTGCTGTTCGTCCTGCACCACATCGTCGCCGACGGGTGGTCGCTGGGGCTGTTCCGCCACGAGCTGGGCGTGCTGTATTCGGCGTTCGCGGCCGGGCAGCCGTCGCCGCTGCCCGATCCGTTGGTGCAATACGCCGACTTCGCGGCCTGGCAGCGCGAACGTCTGGCCGGCCCGGTCGCCGAGGCGCAGCTGACCTACTGGAAGCAGCAGCTCGCCGATGCCCCGGCGCTCGACATGCCGGCGGATCGCCCGCGGCCGCCGGCCCAGAGCCTTCGCGGCGCGATGTCGGTGATCACGCTGCCCCGTGACCTGGCGGACCGGCTCCGCGCCGTCAGCCAGCGCGAAGGCGTCACGCTGTTCATGACGATGCTGGCGTCGTTCAGCGCGCTGCTCTCGAGATACAGCGGCCAGCGGGACATCGTCGTCGGATCGCCGATCGCCAACCGCACCCGCGCGGAGCTCGAGAACCTGATCGGCTTCTTCGTCAACAGCCTGGTGATGCGGGTCAGCCTGGCCGGCCGTCCGACCGGACGCGAGCTGCTGCGGCGCGCCAAGGAGGTCGCCCTGGCGGCCTACGCGCACCAGGACCTGCCGTTCGATCGCGTCGTCGAGGAACTGCAGCCGCAGCGCGATCTGAGCCGCAATCCACTCTTCCAGGTGATGCTCGCCGTGCAGAACATGCCGGCGTGGTCGCTCGACCTGCCGGCGCTGGCGCTGCTGCCCTACGAGACGCCGGTGGTCACCACGCGCCTCGATCTGGAGATCTACGTCCGCGACATGCCGCACGCGTTCGCGATGCAGTTCGTCTATGCGACGGATCTGTTCGACGAGGCGTCGATCCAGCGCCTGCAGCGCCACTACTGCCGGCTGCTCGAAGGCATGACCGCGGATCTCGATCGGCCGGTCGCGGATCTGCCGCTGATGGATGACGAGGAGCACTCGCGCGTGGTCGTCGGCTGGAATGCCACGGCGAGGCCGTTCCCGGAAAGCGAGAGCATTGCGGCGCTCTTCGAGGCGCAGGCGCACCGGACTCCGACGGCCCAGGCCGTCGTCTACGGCGACGACACGCTGACCTACGAGGAACTGAACCGCCGCGCAAATCAGCTCGCGCACTGCTTGCGGGCGCAGGGGGTCGCGCCGGAGGCGCGGGTCGGGATCCTGCTCGAGCGATCGCCCGAGGCGATCGTCGCGATGCTCGCGGTGCTCAAGGCCGGCGGCGCCTACGTGCCGCTCGACCTGACGTATCCGGCCGAACGCCTCGCCTGGATGGTGCGCGATGCGGGCGTCACCGTCGTCGTCACCACCGACGCTCTGCTCGATCAGCTCGGATCGCAGCCCGGCGTGAGGGCGGTCCGGCTCGACGCGGATCGGTCGACGATCGCGGCGGCGCTCGCCACCAATCCGGGCGCGGCGGCAGGCGGCGATCGGCTCGCATATGTGATCTACACGTCCGGATCCACGGGCACGCCGAAGGGAGCGGCGGTGACGCATCGCGCCATCGCCCGTCTGGTCTGCAATACGGACTACATCGCGATCGAGCCTTGCGATCGCATCGCGCAGGCATCGAACAGCGCCTTCGACGCCGCGACGTTCGAGATCTGGGGAGCGCTGCTGCATGGCGCGACGCTGGTCGGCGTCAGCCGGGACGTTGCGCTGTCGGCCCACGCGCTGGCACGAGAGATCCGCGCGCGCGGCATCACGACGCTGTTCCTGACGACCGCGCTGTTCAACCAGCTGTCGAGCGAGGTGCCGGACATCTTCGCGCCGCTGCGCACGCTCCTGTTCGGCGGCGAGGCCGTCGATCCCGGCGCCGTGCGGCGCGTGCTGCGCGATGGGGCGCCGGCGCGCTTACTCCACGTCTACGGACCGACGGAAACGACGACGTTCGCGACCTGGCACGAAGTCGTGAACGTGCCGGACCGGGCGAGCACGGTTCCGATCGGCGCCGCCCTCGCCAACACGACGCTTTACGTGCTGGACCGGCGCATGGCGCCGGTCCCGATCGGCGTCCCCGGCGAGCTGTTCATCGGCGGCGACGGCCTGGCGCGCGGCTATCTCGGGCGGCCGGGGTTGACCGCCGAGAAATTCGTCCCGTCCCCCTTCGGCGGAGGACGCGGCGATCGTCTCTATCGCACCGGCGACGTGGTGCGGTGGCGTGAAGACGGCGCGATCGAGTTCCTCGGACGCGTCGACGACCAGGTGAAGATTCGCGGGTTCCGCATCGAGCCGGGAGAGATCGAGACGGTGATCGAGCGCCATCCGTCCGTGCGCCGCGCCGTCGTCCTGGCGCGGGAGGATACGCCGGGGGAGAGGCGCCTGGTCGCCTACGTCGTGCCCGGGACCGGCGCCCGCGGCGACGACTGGTCCGATCAGCGCATCGCCGACTGGCGGAGTGTCTACGACGACGTGATCTACGAGGGGGTCGTCGCCGAGACGGGCGCAGCCGAGAACCCGACGTTCAACATCTCGGGGTGGATGAGCAGCTACACCCGTCAGCCGCTCGGCGCCGACGCGATGCGCGAGCAGGTCGACGGCACGGTGGCACGCGTGCTCGCGCGGTCGCCGAAGCGGGTGCTGGAGATCGGCTGCGGCACGGGGCTGCTGCTGTTCGCGATCGCGCCGCACTGCGAGCATTACACGGCGACCGACTTCTCGTCGGTCGCGGTGGATTTCGTCCGCAGCAACCTGCCGGACGACCTGGCCGGGCGCGTCACGCTCGAGCAGCGGGTGGCGCACGACTTCACCGGCATCGAGCCCGGGACGTTCGACTTCGTCCTGATCAATTCGACGATCCAGTATTTCCCGGACGCCGACTATCTGCTTCGCGTGATCGACGGCGCCATCCGCGCGCTGTCGCCGGGCGGCACGCTCATGCTCGGGGACGTGCGGCACCTCGGTCTGCTCCGCACCTTCCACACCGCGGTGCAGCTGCACCAGGCGGGGCCGGATCTGACCGCCGGCGCACTGCGCCAGCGAGTCGATTACCAGGTCGCGCGCGAGCAGGAGCTCTGTCTCTCGCCGGTGTTCTTCGCGGCGCTGCGCGCGCGCCACCCGGATATCGCGCACGTCCGGATCGAGCCCAAGCGCGGACGGCATCGCCACGAGCTGTCGGAATTCCGCTTCGACGCGCTCCTGCAGGTGGGCGGCGCGGCCGCCGTGGACGGCCCGTTCGAATGGCGGGACTGGAGCGCGGACGACCTGACGTTCGGGCGGATCGAAGCGCAGCTGCGCGCCGGAGAGCTGCCGTTGGCGGTGCGACGCGTGCCCAACGCACGCCTGCAGTCCCATCTCGCCGCGCAGCGACGGCTGACCGCGGCGGACGCGGGCGCGATGGCAGCCGGCCTCCGCGTCGACGGCGATCCGGGCGTCGACCCTGAAGATATCTGGGCGCTCGCCGCGGATCTCGGATGCGAAGCCGAGATCAGCTGGGCCGCGGGGCATGCGGACGGGTCGATGGACGTGCTGTTCCGCGCCCGCGGGGCCGCGAAGAGCGCGCCGGAATTTCCCGCGCCTCCGGCTCACGGCGATTTGACCGGGCTCGCGAACGTCCCGGTGGCGCGATCGGACGATCGGGAGCTCCCCTCCGAGCTGCGCAACTACCTGCGCGATCGGCTGCCGGACTACATGGTGCCCTCGGCCGTGGTCCTGTTGCCGGAACTCCCGCTCACGGCGAACGGGAAAGTGGATCGCCGTGCCCTGCCGCCTCCGGAGGCAGTCGCGGCGGACGGGGCCGCCGCGCACGTCGACCCGCGCAACGAGCTGGAAGAGGCCGTCGCGGAGATCTGGCGGTCGGTGCTCGGAATCCAGAAGGTCGGGATCCACGACAACTTCTTCGATGCGGGCGGGCACTCGCTCATGGCCACCCGGGTGATCGCGCGGCTGCGCGAGACGTTCGGCGTCGAGGTCGGGGTCCGCAGCCTGTTCGAACACCCGACCATCGCCGGGCTCGCGGACGCGCTTCTCGAGAAG
The genomic region above belongs to Vicinamibacterales bacterium and contains:
- a CDS encoding non-ribosomal peptide synthetase; this translates as MSWQPVHEWFARTAAESPDSVAIERGAERITYAALQARAAAIAAALRSRGLPPRAPVIVLADDVAMTAAAILGVLRAGAMFVPLDPRITERRLQTLIAEIGAAWFAVEPRFAPLAAAAAHAAGVEPAVVDVRGVTPGAGDAAADPAVWAPDDPCYVYFTSGSTGQPKGIVGRLKAVDHFIRWEIATFGLQRGVRVSQLISPSFDAFLRDIFTPLCAGGTVCAPESPDVRLDGAALARFLDEARVNLVHCVPSLFRTILAQPLRPTSFPALRHVLLSGEPLLPVDVERWCDLFGSRIQLVNLYGPSETTMTKFFYMVQPADRHKPSIPIGVPMEGASAIVVDDAGRPCARGAVGEIYIRTPYRSLGYYGREDLTRAVFVQNPFSARAGDLVYRTGDLGRVLEDGNFELRGRRDHQVKIRGERVELGAVENALRGYEGVRDVAVVDREDGSGTKFLCAYVVAAAGVTVRDLMDGMSRDLPSSMVPTAWVMLDELPRTDSGKLDRGRLPAPASEARPAAVEGPRTPLETQLAALFADVLRVPAVGINESFFELGGHSLLATQLVARARALSGIDLPIRVIFDEPSVAGLARYLEAVRWARGTATAASPAGAGVQEVEL
- a CDS encoding amino acid adenylation domain-containing protein, whose translation is MSDGTARVGARAPLSDAKRALLEQRLRGGAAARPAAIPRRSGAGPAALSFAQQRLWILDQLKPGSAAYNMPLALRFRGTLNAGALERTLNEIVRRHDVLRTTFPVEAGQPSQVAAPSLALSLDPLDLTTFGAADAREAEAHRLAREEALLPFDLAVGPLVRARLLRLAPDDHVLLLTIHHIAADGWSLGVLTRELNALYPAFAAGRPSPLPELPVQYADFAVWQRERLAGTALDAQLAYWRRQLSAVERLQLPTDHPRPAIQSFRGASEWLDLGADLSASADALSRELQVTPFMTLFAAFNALLHRYTGQTDLVVGSPIANRTRSEIEGLIGFFVNSLALRTAVSGDCSFRDLVGRVAAVAHDAFAHQDLPFERLVEDLAPERDLGANPVFQVVFAMQNAPAEALDLAGLTLERFGAAVQTTRFDLEMHVIGQPGAWRLWCIYNADLFDAPTIRRLLGHYRNVLASATAEPAAPVARLQMLDEAERQTIVVAWNATPGRAPAEPLAHERVAAHAARHPAATAVADGTLTLTYGELDARANQVARLLQTRGVGPESRVPVFMDGSAEMVAALLGVLKAGAAYVPLDPAVPAARVAFALADTRATVLLTQPRLTGRLPETTADVVALDGEWAALERIDAGPVASRAGLDHLAYVIYTSGSTGQPKGVEIPHRGLLNLVDWHCRVYAVSPADRATQLAGVGFDASVWEIWPYLTSGASLHIPSEETTLDPAALWQWLAASRITISFLPTPLAEAALQVAPPSGLALRALLTGGDRLAQAPERPLPFAFVNHYGPTENSVVSTCGPVHAGADGSAPSIGRPVDNVTAYILDRAGAPVPVGVTGELHVGGASLARGYQGRPDLTAERFVPDPFSATPGARLYRTGDLARYDAGGNIHFAGRLDEQVKIRGFRIEPGEIASALEQHPAVGHAVVIVREDAPGDRRLVAYVVPRREDSAAPGGAVDERYEAERVAQWRKVYDTVLYDEVVAAGEEEDPTLNTAGWLSTYTGLPIDAAAMQEQVDQTVARVLERRPRRILEIGAGTGMLLFRLAPACEQYCATDFSEVAISYLRDRLPPALRERVTLLPRVADDFSGMAPGSFDVVLLNSVVQYFPSAEYLLRVIDGAARVLAPGGILYLGDLRNHALLEAYHTAVQLFQAPDDLPVDRLRQRIAQHIAQEQELLIAPAFFAALRAQSPAITAVHIQPKRGRRWQELNEFRYDAIVEFGGAPAGSPDVAWRDWRGESMTLARLQAMLREPGADAIAFLGVPNARLATAVEAIRLLGSADAPERSGELRQAAAAAGGAVDPEDLWRLADDVPYTVDLSWASSRADGSFDVMIRRRTAVPAARVEFPAPAAEGALTAFTSDPGSGTAARALGPQLRSYLTERLPEYMVPAAFVVLEAMPLTVNGKVDRRALPAPDQSRPDVETPFVAPRSPIEEGLAEIWRSILNVAQVSVHDNFFETGGHSLIATQFVSRIREVFQVELPLRALFETPTIAGLAAAIEAAGSGGAAAPVRLPLTAVPRDRALPLSFAQERLWLVDQLDPGNAAYNMPGAFRLHGAVNVDALRRALQEIVGRHEILRTTFAVVDGEPRQRIHPPGEWRAELIDLGDLPADRREQAASEISRRHAQEPFDLAAGPLFRATLVQIEAEDCLLILNAHHVVFDGSSAGVLMRELAAIYDAFRSGQPSPLPPPALQYADFAVWQRRHLDAGTLQPSLDYWSRSLAGVPPLDLPADRPRPAVQTSRGAVESLLVPAPLAAAALALGQREGTTFFMTMLAAFATLLHKRTGQPDLAVGSAIAGRSQREIEDLIGFFVNTVVLRVDLSGDPTFREVLRRVRQTALGAYMHQDVPFEKVVEALQVPRDRSRNPLFQVFFNVFDLRDARLTMPGLGVQSVATGHQASKFDLTLFINQTAEGLWTVFTYNPDLFDAGSIQRLAGEFQRVLEAALRDPGARVSELAVMEESEMAALIGAFNDTLE
- a CDS encoding aspartate/glutamate racemase family protein gives rise to the protein MTTLEPRGAWLGVIGGLGPLVSAEFLKTIYEEGIGAREQDAPRVLLYSDPSFPDRTSAFLAGEEEPITRQLISALEQVRGAGVARTVICCVTMHHVLPRVPSDLRGQVVSLIDVIADAVTASGEKHLLLCTTGTRRLGLFERHPRWAEIRDRVALLSDRDQTRVHELIYELKVNGSIDAIAPALAALLPAYGVTSFIAGCTEMHFFAKRHVRQHGGGCIDPLFIIARDLEALLASSAVAGGRR